A genomic window from Pungitius pungitius chromosome 12, fPunPun2.1, whole genome shotgun sequence includes:
- the tmub2 gene encoding transmembrane and ubiquitin-like domain-containing protein 2, which yields MAVCALTMLDGMEDEATAAGGVLLLVLALVFAWLSTHVADRGDHILGTILTVGAHASLIGLGGHDGYSGGSPAADSPEQQAAPPSQENKPDDGEPGAERGEGEAPGEANEGVRTDLLLDIQRKQPQVGRLHTSDDEEVEEEEEEDDEEEEEDDDDEELGVEDKKIIKHIPVLSGIISPTTDHSISVRLKFLNDTEEVAVVEPQDTVGVLKSKYFSGREHRIKLIYQGQLLQDPKKTLLSLNITQNSVIHCHISQALHESTAEEGAQPGAGVSGGFRAAGVAISTSSLVVPVFVVILAVVWYFRINYRQFFTAPATISLVGVTVFFSFLIFGMHSR from the exons ATGGCAGTGTGTGCACTGACCATGCTGGATGGGATGGAGGACGAGGCGACGGCGGCCGGCGGCGTGCTGCTCCTGGTCCTGGCTCTCGTCTTCGCTTGGCTCTCGACTCACGTGGCCGACCGGGGGGACCACATACTGGGCACCATCCTCACCGTGGGCGCGCACGCCTCCCTGATCGGACTCGGGGGCCACGACGGCTACAGCGGAGGGTCGCCCGCCGCAGACAGCCCGGAGCAGCAGGCCGCCCCGCCTTCTCAGGAGAACAAGCCCGATGACGGCGAGCCGGGCGccgagaggggagagggggaggcgcCCGGGGAGGCAAACGAGGGTGTTCGGACCGATCTCCTGCTGGACATACAGAGAAAACAGCCACAGGTTGGAAGATTGCATACTTCAGAtgacgaggaggtggaggaggaggaggaggaggatgatgaagaggaggaggaggatgatgatgacgaggagcTGGGGGTGGAAGATAAAAAGATTATAAAGCATATCCCTGTGTTGTCCGGCATCATCTCGCCCACCACCGACCACTCCATCTCTGTCCGTCTGAAGTTTTTAAACGACACGGAGGAGGTAGCGGTTGTAGAGCCACAGGATACAGTGGGAGTACTGAAAAG TAAGTACTTCTCAGGCCGGGAGCATCGAATCAAACTCATCTACCAAGGCCAGTTGCTGCAGGATCCCAAGAAGACGCTCCTCTCCCTGAACATCACACAGAACAGCGTGATCCACTGCCACATCTCGCAGGCCCTGCACGAGAGCACGGCAGAGGAAGGGGCTCAGCCCGGCgccggggtctcgggggggttCAGGGCGGCCGGCGTGGccatcagcaccagcagcctGGTGGTGCCGGTGTTCGTGGTGATACTGGCCGTGGTGTGGTACTTCCGCATCAACTACCGGCAGTTCTTCACCGCCCCGGCGACCATCTCCCTCGTGGGGGTCACTGTGTTCTTCAGCTTTCTGATATTCGGGATGCACAGCCGCTGA